The Proteus terrae subsp. cibarius genome contains the following window.
GTTGATGTTGGCGCTCGCCTTCCGGGTAAAGCGGTTTATCACCCATCATGCAGTTTAACCAGAAAGCTAGGTGTTGTAAGTGAGCCTTTAACGCTGTTAAAACATGTTGAAGGCCTTGAAATGTTGCCTTTTGCAAATTCAGAAACCTGCTGTGGCTTTGGGGGTACCTTCTCCGTGAAGATGTCTGAAATTTCGGGTGAAATGGTGACTGAAAAAGTAAAACATATTATGGATGTGAGCCCTGATTATGTCATTGGTGCTGATACAAGCTGCTTAATCAACATTCAAGGTCGTTTAAGTCGTGAAAAGCGTCCTGTAAAAGTGTTGCATATTGCACAAGTTTTAATGAGCCAATAAGGGAGCCTGCTTATGTCTATCAAAACCAGTGATATAGATTTCAGACCTCGTCTAGAACATGAAATGAAAGACACAATCATGCGTAATGCGGTTGTTATGGCGCAAGAACGTATTGGGGCTAACCGTCAAATCATGGTGAAGGAGCTAGGTAATTGGGAGGAATGGCGTGATCGCGCTGAACAAATCCGTAACCATGTTCTTGAAAATTTAGATGCTTATCTCTATCAATTGTCTGAAAAAGTGACAGAAAACGGAGGCCATGTTTATTTTGCCAAAACAGCAGAAGATGCCTCTCGTTATATTTGTGAAGTTGCCAAGAAGAAAAATGCGAAGAAGATTGTAAAATCTAAATCCATGGTCACCGAAGAAATTGGGATGAATAAAGCCTTACAAAATGAAGGCATTGAGATCATCGAAACTGACCTAGGTGAATATATTCTTCAATTGGATAACGATCCACCGTCGCATATCGTGGTTCCTGCGATCCACAAAGACCGTTATCAAATTCGTAAAGTATTAAATGAAAAACTCAATTACGAAGGTAGTGAAACACCGGAAGATATGACGCTTTTCATTAGACAACGTATTAGACAAGATTTCCTTTCTGCTGATATTGGTGTCACAGGCTGTAACTTTGCTGTGGCTGAAACAGGTACTGTCTGTTTAGTCACCAATGAAGGTAATGCAAGGATGACCACGACATTACCTAAAACCCACATAGCAGTTATGGGTATGGAACGTGTGGCTCCTACTTTTGAAGAAGTCGATCCACTGATAACCATGTTATGTCGTAGCGCCGTTGGCTCACGTTTAACTAGTTATAACACTTGGGTAACAGGGCCTCGTGAAGCAGGCAATGTTGATGGCCCTGAAGAGTTCCATTTAGTGATTGTGGATAATGGTCGTTCTGAAATTTTAGGCTCACAATTTAAAGATATTTTACGTTGCATCCGCTGTGGTGCTTGCCTAAATACATGTCCTGCTTATCGAAATATTGGTGGTCATGCTTATGGCTCAATTTATCCGGGCCCAATTGGTGCGGTAATTTCACCACTATTAGGGGGT
Protein-coding sequences here:
- a CDS encoding LutB/LldF family L-lactate oxidation iron-sulfur protein, coding for MSIKTSDIDFRPRLEHEMKDTIMRNAVVMAQERIGANRQIMVKELGNWEEWRDRAEQIRNHVLENLDAYLYQLSEKVTENGGHVYFAKTAEDASRYICEVAKKKNAKKIVKSKSMVTEEIGMNKALQNEGIEIIETDLGEYILQLDNDPPSHIVVPAIHKDRYQIRKVLNEKLNYEGSETPEDMTLFIRQRIRQDFLSADIGVTGCNFAVAETGTVCLVTNEGNARMTTTLPKTHIAVMGMERVAPTFEEVDPLITMLCRSAVGSRLTSYNTWVTGPREAGNVDGPEEFHLVIVDNGRSEILGSQFKDILRCIRCGACLNTCPAYRNIGGHAYGSIYPGPIGAVISPLLGGYKDFHDLPYACSLCNACNVVCPVKIPLAQLILKHRRVMAETGLTPKAERRVTGMFNYLNSHPALWKVGMNVGAKMAGLMIKNGSTPIKISVLNDWMESRDLPKPDGYSFRSWFKRHKAEGKK